In Quercus robur chromosome 10, dhQueRobu3.1, whole genome shotgun sequence, a genomic segment contains:
- the LOC126702325 gene encoding F-box protein At1g67340-like, with protein MRKKQKTTPPPPYSTNAEESDLFDGLPDDLVVFILCKVSSSASSPSDLISILFTCKRLNRLGVHPLVLSKASPKALAIRAKNWSESAHRFLRLCVNSGNIEASYTLGMIRFYCLQNRGSGASLMAKAAIKTHAPALYSLAVIQFNGSGGSKNDKNLKAGVALCARAAYLGHVDALRELGHCLQDGYGVRQNVAEGRRLLVQANTRELASVLRARSVSPDPGLNGSGCGLLSDFGCDVTEPETHPVNIFLKEWFGSGCDGSGLRMCSHVGCGRPETRPHEFRRCSVCGAVNYCSRGCQALDWKLRHKVECMPMERWLEENNGGDNGGVGGGDGGGGGGEEEGELN; from the exons atgaggaaaaagcaaaaaacgACGCCGCCGCCTCCGTATAGCACAAACGCCGAAGAATCCGATCTCTTCGATGGCTTGCCGGACGACCTCGTCGTTTTCATCCTCTGTAAAGTCAGCTCCTCCGCTTCTTCACCCTCCGATCTCATCAGCATTCTCTTCAC GTGTAAAAGACTGAACCGCTTGGGTGTTCATCCGTTGGTTCTATCGAAAGCGAGTCCTAAAGCTCTCGCAATCAGAGCCAAAAACTGGTCTGAATCTGCCCACCGCTTTCTCAGACTATGTGTCAATTCTGGAAACATCGAAGCTTCGTATACACTAGGCATG atCCGTTTTTATTGTCTTCAAAACCGAGGGAGTGGAGCGTCACTAATGGCGAAGGCGGCGATTAAGACTCACGCGCCGGCTCTGTACTCGCTAGCGGTTATACAGTTCAACGGCAGCGGAGGTTCCAAAAACGATAAGAACTTAAAAGCCGGCGTGGCTTTATGCGCACGCGCCGCTTATCTCGGCCACGTGGACGCGCTGCGCGAGCTTGGGCATTGCCTCCAAGACGGTTACGGAGTCCGCCAGAACGTCGCCGAGGGCCGCAGACTGCTCGTCCAGGCCAACACGCGCGAGCTCGCCTCTGTCCTACGAGCCCGGTCGGTTTCTCCCGACCCGGGTTTAAACGGGTCGGGTTGCGGGTTGTTGAGCGACTTCGGGTGCGACGTGACTGAGCCGGAAACGCATCCagtgaatatttttttgaaagagtgGTTCGGGTCGGGCTGTGACGGGTCGGGTCTGCGGATGTGCTCGCATGTCGGGTGTGGGAGACCCGAGACTAGGCCGCATGAGTTTCGGCGGTGCTCGGTTTGTGGAGCGGTGAATTATTGCTCGCGTGGGTGTCAAGCGTTGGATTGGAAGCTGAGACATAAGGTTGAATGCATGCCGATGGAGCGGTGGTTAGAGGAGAATAACGGCGGCGATAATGGCGGTGTCGgcggtggtgatggtggtggtggtggtggtgaagaGGAGGGAgagctaaattaa